One part of the Desulfonema ishimotonii genome encodes these proteins:
- a CDS encoding type IV pilus modification PilV family protein: MKTETAGFTLIEVLTAMMILAISLVTILQLFSGGLKSARLSDEYTRAIFHAKEKMAEILLADRLSETERTGEFEDGYRWSFRLVSLEPADEEFSEDGRPAATQSPVHLFHITVTVFWDTGNRERHFEISTVHIADKIETEDET; encoded by the coding sequence GTGAAAACTGAAACAGCCGGATTCACCCTGATCGAAGTCCTGACGGCTATGATGATTCTGGCCATCTCCCTGGTGACGATTCTCCAGCTCTTTTCCGGGGGCCTGAAATCCGCCCGGCTGTCGGACGAATATACCCGCGCCATCTTTCATGCAAAGGAAAAGATGGCCGAAATTCTTCTGGCCGATCGTCTGTCGGAGACGGAGCGGACCGGTGAATTTGAGGATGGCTACCGCTGGAGTTTCCGGCTGGTCTCCCTGGAACCGGCGGACGAAGAATTTTCGGAAGATGGCAGACCGGCTGCCACCCAGTCCCCGGTTCACCTGTTTCACATTACGGTCACCGTGTTCTGGGACACGGGGAACCGTGAACGGCATTTTGAAATCAGCACCGTGCATATTGCGGATAAGATTGAGACCGAAGATGAGACCTGA
- a CDS encoding PulJ/GspJ family protein, which translates to MRPDRGFTLLELLISLTILGVIMVIVFGAFRVGVRAWEKGEKDLDTQQRYRSVLELMQRQLASAFIPDQKNGGGQRFGFKGDGKSLEFLSRVSLVPGNSFGLVYVRYRVTINDAGQEALSFYEKNVVLLSDDFEPDAVAEDDFYELIPGMEAFEIEYLKVMPPTDEGSEDAEAWAFSWEPENETGYPLAVRLRYQAAAESPPVCVIAPMPGKGE; encoded by the coding sequence ATGAGACCTGACCGGGGCTTTACGCTGCTGGAACTGCTCATCTCCCTGACCATCCTCGGGGTCATCATGGTGATCGTGTTCGGGGCATTCCGGGTCGGGGTCCGGGCATGGGAAAAGGGCGAAAAGGATCTGGATACCCAGCAGCGCTACCGCAGCGTTCTGGAACTGATGCAGCGGCAGCTTGCCTCTGCCTTTATCCCGGATCAGAAAAACGGCGGGGGACAGCGCTTCGGGTTCAAGGGGGATGGCAAGTCCCTTGAATTTCTCTCCCGCGTTTCCCTGGTGCCGGGCAATTCCTTCGGTCTGGTCTATGTGCGGTATCGCGTGACCATCAACGATGCTGGGCAGGAGGCCCTGTCGTTTTATGAAAAAAACGTGGTGCTGCTTTCGGATGATTTTGAGCCGGATGCCGTGGCCGAGGATGACTTTTATGAGCTGATTCCGGGAATGGAAGCGTTTGAAATTGAGTATCTGAAGGTGATGCCCCCCACGGATGAGGGCTCGGAGGATGCCGAGGCATGGGCCTTTTCATGGGAGCCGGAAAATGAAACCGGATATCCCCTGGCCGTGCGGCTCCGGTATCAGGCAGCGGCGGAGAGCCCGCCGGTCTGTGTCATCGCCCCGATGCCGGGAAAGGGGGAATAA
- a CDS encoding general secretion pathway protein GspK has translation MRPVLTDERGVALFMVLWVLVLLSVIVGEFCHTMRTEVNITRNFKEETQAYYIARAGVNITVSELLKAQAAPPKSVNDDDDAADDEDTIRWRVNAEMPAIPFGDGQFRVRIGNESGKININRAEQGLLKVMLNRFELADEDRDTITDSILDWRDRDELHRLNGAESEYYQTLDIPYNAKNGDFDSAEELLLVKGVTPEMFYNGLREMVTVYPKSDSAKKVEKKKSAAADKAKKEKAFDYNRININAASPPVLGTLPLMTEELVRAVAEYRKEEGDFTALSQLVPVLGDEVYRAVYPYVTLETSPLFTIRSAGTLKESRTVREVAATVETDMKLEKKYRIIQWLDGGDRPVQ, from the coding sequence ATGCGGCCTGTGCTGACAGACGAGCGGGGGGTGGCCCTCTTTATGGTGCTGTGGGTGCTGGTTCTTCTGTCCGTCATTGTGGGCGAGTTCTGCCACACCATGCGGACCGAGGTGAATATCACCCGCAATTTCAAAGAGGAGACCCAGGCCTATTATATTGCGCGGGCCGGGGTGAATATCACGGTGAGCGAGCTGCTGAAGGCACAGGCCGCGCCGCCGAAGTCCGTTAACGATGACGACGATGCGGCGGATGATGAGGATACCATCCGGTGGCGGGTGAATGCCGAGATGCCGGCCATTCCCTTCGGAGACGGGCAGTTTCGGGTCCGCATCGGCAATGAAAGCGGTAAGATCAACATCAACCGGGCCGAGCAGGGGCTGCTGAAGGTGATGCTGAACCGGTTTGAACTGGCGGATGAGGATCGGGACACCATTACGGATTCGATTCTCGACTGGCGGGACAGGGACGAGCTTCACCGGCTGAACGGGGCGGAAAGCGAATATTACCAGACCCTTGATATCCCGTATAACGCCAAAAACGGTGATTTTGATTCGGCAGAGGAATTGCTGCTGGTCAAAGGCGTGACGCCGGAGATGTTTTACAACGGGCTGCGGGAAATGGTGACGGTGTATCCCAAGTCAGATTCTGCGAAAAAGGTTGAAAAGAAGAAAAGTGCGGCTGCCGATAAGGCGAAAAAGGAAAAGGCATTTGATTATAACCGGATTAACATCAATGCCGCATCGCCCCCGGTGCTGGGGACACTTCCGCTGATGACGGAGGAGCTGGTCCGGGCAGTGGCCGAATACCGGAAAGAGGAGGGGGACTTTACCGCCCTGTCCCAACTGGTGCCGGTGCTGGGAGATGAGGTGTACCGGGCGGTTTACCCGTATGTCACCCTGGAGACCTCCCCGCTGTTTACCATCCGGTCTGCCGGAACCCTGAAGGAAAGCCGGACGGTCCGTGAAGTTGCCGCGACCGTGGAGACAGATATGAAGCTGGAAAAAAAATATCGTATAATTCAGTGGCTGGACGGCGGC
- a CDS encoding GspH/FimT family pseudopilin — translation MIRFSGGRGFTLLELMVVMVIVGLMSVLIVPRLGKSLSRLGAETAARKVVASLRYARSIAVSERKIWLADFDFEAGRIILKPWRRETDSDAGEPETVRERLRTFTLPDGVRLEKGISVRGDVSQDDFQIAFFPGGGSGGGEVFLGDDHGRRFHLEADIITGAIRLAEAEAREN, via the coding sequence ATGATCCGTTTTTCAGGCGGCCGGGGCTTCACGCTTCTGGAGCTGATGGTGGTCATGGTCATTGTGGGGCTGATGAGCGTTCTGATCGTGCCCCGGCTGGGAAAATCCCTGAGCCGCCTGGGTGCGGAGACCGCCGCCAGAAAGGTTGTGGCCTCTCTGCGGTATGCCCGCAGCATTGCCGTGTCCGAACGGAAAATCTGGCTGGCCGACTTTGATTTCGAAGCCGGCCGGATCATTCTGAAACCCTGGCGGCGCGAAACGGATTCGGATGCCGGGGAGCCGGAAACGGTGCGCGAACGGCTTCGGACCTTTACACTGCCGGACGGCGTGCGTCTGGAAAAGGGAATTTCCGTGCGGGGCGATGTGTCCCAAGACGACTTTCAGATTGCCTTTTTCCCCGGCGGCGGCAGTGGCGGCGGCGAGGTGTTTCTCGGAGATGACCACGGACGGCGGTTTCACCTTGAAGCGGATATCATCACCGGGGCGATCCGGCTGGCAGAGGCGGAAGCGCGTGAAAACTGA